Proteins from one Cryptosporangium minutisporangium genomic window:
- a CDS encoding DUF2631 domain-containing protein has translation MAEDEPVIAPDQLREGHPKLWRWLAVASIVSLLLMIIGNHEGRVEDLILISIAAFIALALAWDAVQRRYGVKR, from the coding sequence GTGGCTGAGGACGAGCCGGTTATCGCACCGGACCAGCTGAGGGAGGGACACCCGAAGCTGTGGCGCTGGCTTGCCGTCGCTTCGATCGTCTCGCTGCTGCTGATGATCATCGGCAACCACGAGGGACGCGTCGAGGATCTGATCCTGATCAGCATCGCGGCCTTCATCGCCCTCGCGCTGGCGTGGGACGCCGTACAGCGGCGGTACGGCGTCAAGCGCTGA